The Candidatus Hydrogenedentota bacterium nucleotide sequence GGCAAGACGGCGTATGTGGTGGAGTTCTGGGCGACGTGGTGCCCGCCGTGCCGTGAGAGTATCCCGCATCTGACGGAATTGCAGAAGAAATACAAAGACAAGGGTTTGGTGGTCATAGGCGTGACCTCGGAAGAAGCCTCGGATGTGAAACCGTTCGTGGAAGCGCAAGGCGACAAGATGGATTACGTCGTGGCCGTGGACAAGGATGGCGAGACCACTGCGGCCTATATGGATGCGTTTGGAGAAGACGGTATCCCTCACGCGTTCATTGTGAGTCCCGAAGGAAAGATCGTCTGGCACGGTCATCCCCTGGATGGGCTTGATGAAGCGGTGGAGCAGTTTTTGCCCAAGCAGACTGGCGATTCGCAGAGCAAGGCATAGCCGGTTCTCGACCCAGTCGTTTAGGATATATGTTCCCCTTGACGTCCCGTTTCGCCGTGTAGACGGTGGAACGGGACGTTGCCCTTTTGGCGTCCGAGCATCAGGGTTCAAACCGCTGTCGCCGTTTGCTATCCTCTGTTTCACGAGACGAAACCGAGGGAGGGAGCCGATGGATTTGCAGTGGCCGCGAGGGGACATTCGGAAGATAATTGCCGACGCCTTGCATGCTTCGCTTTCGGAGGCTATGACGCCGTCGATTACCCATATCGGTCCGATTAATACCATCGGCTGCTTTTTGCTGAAGCACCTGACGGGCGTGAACGCGGAACCGGTGGCGGGCTCGATTGAGGTGCGATGCGGCGGCGTTCCTTTCGGCCTGGAGGCGCACGTCGAAAACGTCGAGGACCACATGTACTACGTGTGGATTGAGGCCGACCTCGGAGACCAGGGCGTTGAACTTATCGACTTCGGTTCGCGGTATTGGCGGGAATGGGCCGGCGAACAGTTCGCGCTATGGGGTGGAGCGCCACCGCCGACGGTCGTATGGGCGCAGAAAGCGGAGATCCCGCCGTCTGTTGTTGAGTACACCCAGAACGAAGAGATTACGTACCTTGTTCGGGAAGGAATCCACCGCGTGATTGTCGAGCAGGAAGACGAGTCCTGCGTTACGGTGTGGGAACAAGTCATCAACTCCACCATCGACCACCTGATGGAGAACGACACCGGACTTCAGTATTTGGTCGATATCGGCATAGCCGAACCGGTAGAGGAAGACGACCTGCCCGGTTAGGCCCGCAGAGGACAGCCGCCACTTCGAATCCCTGGTCTTCGGGCGCACTTCGACGCTTCCAGAAGAGCGCAGTCTATAAACTCCGGCGATAACGGCCACCCACCTCAAAAAGCGCCTGCGTGATCTGGCCCAGAGTGCACGTGCGAACCGTGGCCATGAGTTCGGCGAAGAGGTTGCCGCCGTTGAGGGCGGTCTGCTGGAGACGTCGCAGTGCGGCGTGGGCCTCTTTGGAATGACGCTTCTGGAAATCGCGAACATGTTGGAGTTGCGCGTGTTTTTCGTCGTCGGTGGCGCGTCGCAGTTCGAGGCGCTCGGCTTCTGCCTCGTGGTCGGCGTCGGGGTCGACAAACGTGTTGACGCCAACAATGGGGTATTCGCCGCTGGTCTTGCGGGATTCATAGGTCAGGGACTCATCCTGAATTCGAGCGCGTTGGTAGGCGAGTTCCATCGCGCCTAGTACGCCACCGCGCTGAGAGATCCGGTCGAACTCTTTCAGAATGGCTTCTTCGACGAGATCGGTGAGTTCCTCAATGACGAACGAACCTTGAAGCGCGTTCTCGTTGCCGTAGATCCCGAATTCCCTGTTGATGATGGCCTGTATTGCGAGGGCGCGGCGCACGGATGCCTCGGAGGGCGTAGTGACGGCTTCGTCGTAGGCATTGGTATGAAGGGAATTGCAGTTGTCGAGCAAGGCAATCAGGGCCTGCAGCGTGGTGCGGATGTCGTTAAACTGGTATTCCTGGCTGTGCAAGGAACGCCCGCTGGTCTGGATATGGACCTTGAACTTCTGCGAGCGTTCATTTGCGCCGTATTTGTCTCGCAGAGCAATGGCCCAGATTCGACGCGCGACGCGATTGATCACGGCGTATTCAGGGTCCATGCCGCTGGAAAAAAAGAAAGACAGGTTGGGGGCGAAGTCGTCGATGTGCATGCCGCGGGCGAGATAGTACTCGACGTAGGTGAAACCGTTCGCAAGGGTGAACGCCGCTTGTGTGACGGGGTTACAGCCCGCCTCCGCCATGTGAAACCCGGAAATGGATACCGAATAGAAGTTGGCGATGCCGTGGTCGCAGAAGTATTGCTGTACGTCGCCCATCATGCGAAGCGCGAAATCGACCGAGAAGATGCAGGTATTCTGCGCTTGATCCTCCTTGAGGATGTCAGCCTGCACGGTGCCGCGAACGGTACGCAGCGTTTTCGCAACGATTTCGGCGGCCTCGGTATTGTTGGGTTTTCGGCCTTGCTGCTGCTGGAACTTGTCACACTGCTGATCGATGGCCGTGTTGAGAAACATGGCGAGGATGATTGGCGCAGGCCCGTTGATTGTCATTGACACGCTGGTCGTAGGCGCACAGAGATCGAAGCCGTCATACAGCGTCTTCATGTTTTCCAAAGTGCAGATGGAAACGCCGGACGTGCCCACTTTGCCCAGGATATCGGGAGGCTCGGCGGGGTCATGCCCGTACAGCGTGACCGAATCGAAAGCCGTGGACAGGCGCACCGCGGAGGCGTTACGAGATAGGAATTTGAAACGAGCGTTGGTGCGTTTGGCGTCTCCCTCACCCGCAAACATGCGAGTCGGATCTTCGTCTTCGCGTTTGAAC carries:
- a CDS encoding TlpA family protein disulfide reductase; protein product: MDTCIQRTVTRRKIEDKMFAIRPFPLLALLCMGAVGLTAAVRLADAEAGQGKLGDPAPALSIQEWAKGGPVVLADGKGKTAYVVEFWATWCPPCRESIPHLTELQKKYKDKGLVVIGVTSEEASDVKPFVEAQGDKMDYVVAVDKDGETTAAYMDAFGEDGIPHAFIVSPEGKIVWHGHPLDGLDEAVEQFLPKQTGDSQSKA